A single region of the Streptomyces sp. NBC_01262 genome encodes:
- a CDS encoding N-acetylneuraminate synthase family protein, with product MTSSPIRARRIGDRLVGPGHPVYVTGEIGINHNGSLEDAFALIDAAVEAGADAVKFQKRTPEVCTPRDQWDIERDTPWGRMTYIDYRHKVEFDEDGYRAIDEYCVKKGIDWFASPWDVPAVEFLEKFENIRVHKVASASLTDDELLRALRATGKTVILSTGMSTPRQIRHAVEVLGSDNIILCHATSTYPAKHEELNLRMVNTLQGEFPNVPVGYSGHEIGLQTTLAAVALGAVFVERHITLDRANWGSDQAASVEPQGLGRLVRDIRIIEQALGDGVKKVYDGELGPMKKLRRVPGVIAEQEAAEAAAMAIAS from the coding sequence ATGACTTCCTCCCCCATACGAGCCCGCAGGATCGGCGACCGTCTGGTCGGCCCCGGCCACCCCGTCTACGTCACCGGTGAGATCGGCATCAACCACAACGGCAGCCTGGAGGACGCCTTCGCGCTGATCGACGCCGCCGTCGAGGCCGGCGCGGACGCCGTGAAGTTCCAGAAGCGCACCCCCGAGGTCTGCACCCCGCGTGACCAGTGGGACATCGAGCGGGACACCCCGTGGGGCCGCATGACCTACATCGACTACCGCCACAAGGTGGAGTTCGACGAGGACGGCTACCGGGCGATCGACGAGTACTGCGTCAAGAAGGGCATCGACTGGTTCGCGTCCCCGTGGGACGTCCCGGCGGTGGAGTTCCTGGAGAAGTTCGAGAACATCAGAGTCCACAAGGTCGCCTCGGCCTCCCTGACCGACGACGAGCTGCTGCGTGCCCTGCGCGCCACCGGCAAGACCGTCATCCTGTCCACCGGCATGTCGACGCCCCGCCAGATCCGCCACGCGGTCGAGGTCCTGGGCAGCGACAACATCATCCTGTGCCACGCCACGTCCACCTACCCGGCCAAGCACGAAGAGCTCAACCTGCGCATGGTCAACACCCTGCAGGGCGAGTTCCCCAACGTGCCGGTCGGCTACTCCGGCCACGAGATCGGCCTGCAGACCACGCTGGCCGCCGTCGCCCTGGGCGCGGTCTTCGTCGAGCGCCACATCACCCTGGACCGCGCCAACTGGGGCTCCGACCAGGCCGCTTCCGTCGAGCCGCAGGGCCTGGGCCGTCTGGTCCGTGACATCCGGATCATCGAGCAGGCGCTCGGCGACGGCGTCAAGAAGGTCTACGACGGCGAGCTCGGCCCGATGAAGAAGCTCCGCCGCGTCCCCGGCGTCATCGCCGAACAGGAAGCCGCCGAAGCCGCAGCAATGGCCATCGCGTCATGA